GATGAGTGTGAACGTCCGTAATTCTGAGAGGAATGGACTGCTGAATACAGAGGGATATTCAGCACCACCTCACAAAATGGAGAGTTGCAGGTTGTCTACAGTACAACGTCACCTAGTTGTGTCGGATTCCTCCTCGGGTCCACCACCGTTTTCCGGTAACTGGATGCCCGGTCTCGGCGTTTCGAACGGGCGACCGCCTTTCAAACTGAACAGCATCTCCCGGGTCGACAGAACCCGAATCTCCGGATACCGGCGTCTCACGGCTTGCGCGTAGCTCGCGAGCGCGACCAATACGACGCCACCAGTCGTGTTGCCAAGCAAGATCGGAAGCCAGAACTCATAAATCAGGGTGAATACCCCCGGACTCGGCGTCTTGAGAAACACGACGAAGAGTGCTTCAGCGCCCGAACTCACGACGTGGTACAGGCCGAGGACGGGAATCGTGTAGAAGACGAGATAGGTGATTACGACACGCGAGATCGTGTCTCGCGCAGCCGTATGGAGCCACACCACGCCAGCAACAAGCCACCCCGCGAATAAGGCCTTGAAGAATAGGTCCCACCAGCCCAGTTCGAGACCGTGCTGGAGGAATTCGGCTCCGACCTCCATCTCTGCCGGCGTAAGTACGTGCGTGTTTGCGAGGATGAACGCGCCGAACGCGGCACCGATGACATTCGCCAGCAGGACGACGCTCCACATGCGTAACAGCAAGGGGAGACTGGCCAACCGGGTCAGCACCAGCTTGACCGGTGGGAGAGTGGTCTCGGTGTACAGTTCGTACCGTCCGAGAATGATGTACATGAACCCGATCGGATACAGCACTGCGGCGAGGAATCTATTGTTTGGGAACGTCGCGGTCCCGACCGTGTAGCCGATGAACGTCAAGACGATCGCGAAGCCGGCGGTGAAACCGCTGAAAAACAGTTCCGAGAGCGTGCTGGCGATTTCCTCGTCGGCGGACGCGAGCAGCCGTTGATGGATTTCGTTCCACGAGAAGCGATCACCGAGTGCCCAGCCCGCTGCCGGGACGCCGGACGCAGCCCGGTCCTGGGATCGGACGACTGGTGGCGGGTCCTCGGATTCGTCGCTCATGAAGGCCCTCCAGACAGCAACTGCCACGGTTCGACTATATTCGGAGTCGGGTCCGCTCGTCGGACGTGACTAGTCCGAGATTCCGGATTGAGGTGAAATGGTGGTACCATAATGTCTCTCCCCGAATAAGGATGACAATACGTGGCAGTATGAAGTTTATCTGCGGCGGGAGGGAGACGGCCTCTGGCGCTCGGACGTATGGCGTTCCATTATCCCGGGTATGCGGGTCAGGGCAAACTGAGTGGTGACTAATTTCTCTGAAGCTGCCATTCTGCTGACTACATCCTCAGTATTCAGCAGAGTCGTCGAAACCTATTCTCGGCTGAGGGTTTCAACAAGGCCCAAAAAATAGGTATCAAGTGTATGGGAAAGACAGCCGATCTTAGAACTATCGTTAGCCGATCGCCATGAGGGGATGGTGAGTAGTGGCATCGGCTGCAGAATCTGATGAGAACCT
The Halomarina pelagica DNA segment above includes these coding regions:
- a CDS encoding formate/nitrite transporter family protein; the protein is MSDESEDPPPVVRSQDRAASGVPAAGWALGDRFSWNEIHQRLLASADEEIASTLSELFFSGFTAGFAIVLTFIGYTVGTATFPNNRFLAAVLYPIGFMYIILGRYELYTETTLPPVKLVLTRLASLPLLLRMWSVVLLANVIGAAFGAFILANTHVLTPAEMEVGAEFLQHGLELGWWDLFFKALFAGWLVAGVVWLHTAARDTISRVVITYLVFYTIPVLGLYHVVSSGAEALFVVFLKTPSPGVFTLIYEFWLPILLGNTTGGVVLVALASYAQAVRRRYPEIRVLSTREMLFSLKGGRPFETPRPGIQLPENGGGPEEESDTTR